From Channa argus isolate prfri chromosome 21, Channa argus male v1.0, whole genome shotgun sequence, one genomic window encodes:
- the gnsa gene encoding N-acetylglucosamine-6-sulfatase — translation MGSSSCCRSTLRNYLLICVILWSNLSSGVFAKSHRRANIVLILTDDLDIAIGGLNPLNKTKKLIGDAGMTFTNAFVASPLCCPSRASILTGKYPHNHHVVNNTLEGNCSSKMWQKSEEAHTFPALLKNYADYQTFFAGKYLNQYGHSEAGGVEHVPPGWSYWVGLEKNSKYYNYTLSVNGKAQKHGADYSKDYLTDVLANMSLDFLQYKSNFQPFFMMVSTPAPHYPWTAAPQYQDSFNNTKAPRDPNFNVHGKDKHWLIRQAKTPMSNFSVQFLDDAFRKRWQTLLSVDDLVEKIVQRLEATGELGNTYIFFTSDNGYHTGQFSLPLDKRQLYEFDIRVPLMVRGPNIKPNQTSQMLVANVDLGPTILDIAGYSLNRTQMDGMSFLPIMEGKMNSSSWRTDILIEYEGEGHNVSDPACPMLGPGVSQCFPDCVCEDSYNNTYACVRTIASSANLQYCEFDEDQVFVEVYNVTADPYQLTNIAKTIDQEVLEKMNHRLMMLQSCSGQSCRTPGTYDPRYKFDPRQMFASHSWRLSRLRQTK, via the exons ATGGGCTCAAGTTCCTGCTGTCGGTCGACGTTACGGAATTATCTCCTAATCTGCGTCATTTTGTGGAGCAACCTGAGCAGCGGTGTGTTCGCCAAATCTCACCGGAGAGCAAACATTGTTTTGATCCTAACCGACGACTTGGACATTGCAATTGGGGGTCTG AATCCACTGAACAAGACAAAGAAACTAATTGGAGATGCAGGGATGACATTCACAAATGCA TTCGTTGCCAGcccactgtgctgccccagTCGAGCCAGCATCCTAACAGGGAAATATCCCCATAACCACCATGTTGTCAACAACACTTTAGAAGGAAactgcagcagcaaaatgtgGCAGAAGAGTGAAGAAGCCCACACCTTCCCTGCTTTGCTCAAAAACTATGCCGACTACCAGACCTTCTTCGCGGGGAAATACCTAAACCAG tATGGGCACTCGGAGGCTGGTGGTGTTGAGCATGTACCTCCAGGCTGGAGCTACTGGGTTGGACTG gagAAGAACTCTAAGTACTACAACTACACTCTGTCAGTGAACGGGAAAGCTCAGAAACATGGAGCAGACTACAGCAAAGACTATCTGACAGATGTACTG GccaacatgtctttggacttccTCCAATATAAATCCAACTTCCAGCCCTTCTTTATGATGGTGTCCACTCCAGCCCCCCACTACCCCTGGACAGCAGCCCCTCAGTACCAGGACAGCTTCAACAATACCAAGGCTCCCAGGGACCCCAACTTCAATGTCCATGGGAAG GACAAACACTGGCTCATCAGACAGGCTAAAACCCCCATGTCCAACTTCTCTGTTCAGTTTCTAGATGATGCTTTTAGGAAACG GTGGCAAACTCTGCTGTCAGTGGACGACCTGGTGGAGAAAATAGTCCAGAGGTTGGAGGCCACAGGTGAATTGGGTAACACCTACATCTTCTTTACCTCTGACAACGGCTACCACACAG gcCAGTTCTCACTTCCTCTGGATAAGAGACAGCTCTACGAGTTTGACATCAGGGTTCCTCTCATGGTCCGAGGACCAAACATCAAGCCCAACCAGACCAGCCAG ATGCTTGTGGCAAATGTCGACCTTGGCCCAACCATTCTGGACATCGCTGGCTACAGCCTCAACAGGACTCAAATGGATGGAATGTCCTTCCTGCCAATTATG GAGGGGAAaatgaacagcagcagctggagaacAGACATCCTAATAGAATATGAAGGAGAAGGACATAACGTGTCTGACCCCGCCTGCCCTATGCTGGGACCTGGAGTGTCG CAATGTTTCCCAGACTGTGTTTGTGAGGACTCGTACAACAACACCTACGCCTGTGTGCGCACTATAGCCTCCTCTGCCAATCTGCAGTACTGTGAGTTTGATGAGGATCag GTGTTTGTAGAGGTCTACAACGTGACAGCAGACCCCTATCAGCTGACAAACATCGCAAAGACAATTGACCAGGAAGTTCTAGAGAAGATGAACCACCGGCTGATGATGCTGCAGTCCTGCTCTGGACAGTCATGTAGAACACCCGGCACGTATGATCCAAG GTATAAATTTGACCCACGACAGATGTTTGCCAGCCACAGCTGGCGGCTCAGCAGACTCAGACAGACGAAGTAA